One window of Helicobacter winghamensis ATCC BAA-430 genomic DNA carries:
- a CDS encoding HP0495 family protein codes for MKENKENHKIQYPCTWHYRIIGFDKKTLHLAALETINKEFIHTPGKESSGGKYHSINIEIQVENQEERDLIFQALQKDPRVKFVL; via the coding sequence ATGAAAGAAAATAAAGAAAATCATAAAATACAATATCCTTGCACTTGGCATTATAGAATCATTGGCTTTGATAAGAAAACCTTACATTTAGCAGCCTTAGAAACAATCAACAAAGAGTTTATCCATACGCCCGGAAAAGAAAGCAGTGGTGGAAAATACCATAGTATAAATATTGAAATACAAGTAGAAAATCAAGAAGAAAGGGATTTAATCTTTCAAGCCTTACAAAAAGATCCTAGGGTAAAATTTGTTTTATAG
- a CDS encoding M15 family metallopeptidase has translation MFYRFLICFFFAIPYAVANPSLALQCLKESYPNHTISITFSKIPKHNTLQEYENALIKGSLIESFAYVYPLGFHTLEPFKDSSRIRDYRFLASIYGENQNAVESHLKSMTWIDGSQILFNSKNDAYKALERVKTHLEQAIKKNPSLLIYLQNIGGTYKWRKIANTDRLSAHSFGIAIDINVAKSRYWLWDLKQKTFKDFTPKIPLEIILAFEQEGFIWGGRWWHYDTMHFEYRPEILCYAKALKDRI, from the coding sequence TTGTTTTATAGATTTTTGATTTGCTTTTTCTTTGCAATTCCTTACGCAGTTGCAAATCCTAGCCTAGCTTTGCAATGCTTAAAAGAAAGCTATCCTAATCATACTATCTCAATAACTTTTAGTAAAATCCCAAAACACAACACTTTACAAGAATATGAAAACGCGTTAATAAAAGGAAGCCTAATAGAAAGCTTTGCCTATGTGTATCCCTTGGGATTCCATACTTTAGAACCTTTTAAGGATAGTTCGCGCATTAGAGATTATAGATTTTTAGCTAGTATTTATGGAGAAAATCAAAACGCAGTGGAATCACATTTAAAATCTATGACTTGGATTGACGGAAGTCAAATTCTATTTAATAGTAAAAATGACGCATACAAGGCACTTGAGCGTGTGAAAACTCACTTAGAGCAAGCAATCAAAAAAAATCCAAGCCTTTTAATATATCTACAAAATATCGGTGGCACTTATAAGTGGCGCAAAATCGCCAATACAGATCGCCTAAGCGCACATAGCTTTGGCATTGCCATTGATATTAATGTTGCTAAATCGCGCTATTGGCTTTGGGATTTAAAGCAAAAAACATTTAAAGATTTTACTCCAAAGATTCCATTAGAAATTATCTTGGCTTTTGAACAAGAGGGTTTTATTTGGGGAGGACGCTGGTGGCATTATGATACAATGCATTTTGAATACCGCCCAGAGATTCTTTGCTATGCAAAGGCTTTAAAAGATAGAATCTAA
- a CDS encoding uroporphyrinogen-III synthase encodes MVYYITKTNPNLAHLPLDKRVLILPLITLQTQFIENLQEKLQACDSLIFTSKNAIIALNENLQSKGLKNLWESLPNFVIGQGSANALIALGLKADFIASSAYGDVFAQELIPLLKGKKPLFVRAEKIASKIPEILRENGIALQEIIVYKNILKILENPPELQKDSIIVFSAPSHIRAFLLNFTWRDSFCALCLGASTKKVAEQLLKNAKILQSPKLDIKLTLEFALKLESKIKN; translated from the coding sequence ATGGTCTATTATATCACAAAAACAAATCCAAATTTAGCACATTTGCCGCTAGATAAGCGTGTTTTGATTTTACCTTTAATCACTTTGCAAACGCAGTTTATAGAGAATTTACAGGAAAAATTACAAGCTTGTGATTCCTTAATTTTTACTTCCAAAAACGCAATTATTGCGCTTAATGAAAATTTGCAATCCAAAGGCTTAAAAAATCTTTGGGAGAGTTTGCCAAACTTTGTGATAGGGCAAGGAAGTGCAAATGCCTTGATAGCATTAGGTTTAAAGGCGGATTTTATTGCTTCAAGTGCGTATGGAGATGTGTTTGCGCAAGAGTTGATTCCCTTATTAAAAGGCAAAAAACCCTTGTTTGTGCGTGCAGAAAAAATTGCTTCAAAGATTCCAGAAATTTTAAGAGAAAATGGAATCGCATTGCAAGAAATAATTGTTTATAAAAATATTTTAAAGATTTTAGAAAATCCACCAGAGTTACAAAAAGATTCCATAATTGTTTTTAGCGCACCTTCACATATACGCGCATTTTTGTTAAATTTCACTTGGAGAGATAGTTTTTGCGCGCTTTGTCTTGGAGCAAGCACGAAAAAAGTAGCAGAACAACTTTTAAAAAATGCAAAAATCTTGCAATCCCCAAAACTAGATATAAAGCTAACGCTAGAATTTGCTTTGAAATTGGAATCTAAAATTAAAAATTAG
- a CDS encoding rhodanese-like domain-containing protein, whose amino-acid sequence MYIKNKSLAKPAPLNSLNINDFIVIDLRSRGYFLISHIKSALNIESLQRIIYIAQENPQKKILLYCHSGATAADFGTQLVEKGFKNIYYIDENYFAIKKHNIALEGKGLE is encoded by the coding sequence ATGTATATTAAAAACAAAAGTCTAGCCAAACCTGCCCCTTTAAACTCTCTTAATATTAATGATTTTATTGTAATTGATTTACGCTCGCGTGGTTATTTTCTAATTAGCCACATTAAAAGCGCGCTAAATATTGAATCCTTACAACGCATTATTTATATTGCGCAAGAAAATCCACAAAAAAAGATTCTACTTTATTGCCATAGTGGAGCAACAGCAGCAGATTTTGGAACACAGCTTGTAGAAAAAGGATTTAAAAATATTTACTACATTGATGAAAACTATTTTGCCATTAAAAAACATAATATTGCTTTAGAGGGTAAAGGGCTAGAGTAA
- a CDS encoding DedA family protein: MEELFTQWLQDYGYIILFIWSTLEGELGLIMAGIMCHTGHMTIPIAILVAGLGGFVGDQIYFYIGRYNKQFIYKKLQTQRRKFALAHLLLQRYGWPIIFVQRYLYGMRTVIPMSIGVTRYSAKTFAFINLISALIWAGITIILAYYFGEELLAIVHYAKEHYYIAIPFAIILGGGIYYYLHKVTQKVEKKIIGESNANSSK; this comes from the coding sequence ATGGAAGAGTTATTTACGCAGTGGCTACAAGATTATGGTTATATTATTTTATTTATTTGGAGCACACTAGAGGGTGAGCTTGGGCTTATAATGGCTGGAATTATGTGCCACACAGGGCATATGACAATCCCTATTGCAATCCTTGTTGCTGGACTTGGAGGGTTTGTAGGCGATCAAATTTATTTTTATATTGGGCGTTATAACAAACAATTTATTTACAAAAAGCTCCAAACACAGCGCAGAAAATTTGCTCTTGCTCATCTGCTTTTACAACGCTATGGCTGGCCCATTATTTTCGTGCAACGCTACCTTTATGGAATGCGCACCGTGATTCCTATGAGCATAGGTGTAACGCGTTATAGTGCTAAAACTTTTGCTTTTATCAATCTCATTAGCGCGTTAATTTGGGCAGGGATTACAATTATTTTAGCGTATTATTTTGGCGAAGAGCTTTTAGCGATTGTGCATTATGCTAAAGAACACTATTACATTGCCATTCCTTTTGCAATCATTCTAGGCGGTGGAATCTACTATTATTTACATAAAGTAACACAGAAAGTTGAAAAAAAGATTATAGGAGAATCAAATGCAAATTCTAGCAAATAG
- a CDS encoding leucyl aminopeptidase, whose amino-acid sequence MQILANSKKSDLEIILVFDKKLPKTLTKTQKDALALRDYKGEGSCFIGEQFFIGVDSHNYPFPNALRDAVANAIPTIKKLNIATASINIENLQSAKEVCEGLLLGDYNFETFKSKKSQSKLKTIYLQSKKIDSKALQTIITEAEHICSSINFVRELINTPPAIATPKYIANLAQKRAKDLKINCEIYDQKFLEKEKMGAFLAVAKASANPPFLVHLTYKPKGSKNKKLPKIVLVGKGLTYDSGGLSLKPGDYMTTMKADKSGACAVLGILEAVAKLELNAEIHGILGLAENMIGGNAYKPDDILIARNKKSIEVRNTDAEGRLVLADCLSYASDLKPDFLLDLATLTGACVVALGDYSTGVMGYNPKLAESFNKAAFSAGELSATLPFNPYLRKLFNSDVADLCNIPSSRYGSAISAGMFLGEFVEESLHQKWLHLDIAGPAYVEKAWGVNPFGATGAGVRAVVEFIKQNTKE is encoded by the coding sequence ATGCAAATTCTAGCAAATAGCAAAAAAAGTGATTTAGAAATCATATTAGTTTTTGATAAAAAACTTCCAAAAACTCTAACAAAGACGCAAAAAGACGCGCTAGCGCTTAGGGATTACAAAGGCGAAGGAAGTTGCTTTATCGGGGAGCAGTTTTTTATCGGAGTAGATAGCCATAATTACCCTTTTCCAAACGCCTTGCGTGATGCAGTGGCAAATGCGATTCCAACCATAAAAAAGCTAAATATCGCCACAGCTAGCATTAATATAGAAAATCTACAAAGCGCAAAAGAAGTGTGTGAAGGCTTGCTTTTAGGGGATTACAACTTTGAAACATTTAAAAGCAAAAAGTCTCAAAGTAAGCTAAAAACTATTTATTTGCAATCTAAAAAAATAGATTCCAAAGCTTTGCAAACTATCATCACAGAAGCCGAACATATTTGCTCTAGCATTAATTTTGTGCGCGAGCTTATCAATACTCCTCCAGCAATTGCTACGCCAAAGTATATCGCCAATCTTGCACAAAAAAGAGCAAAAGATTTAAAAATCAACTGCGAAATCTATGATCAAAAGTTTTTAGAAAAAGAAAAAATGGGAGCGTTTCTAGCTGTGGCAAAGGCAAGTGCAAATCCACCTTTTTTGGTGCATTTAACCTATAAACCTAAAGGCTCTAAAAATAAAAAACTTCCAAAAATCGTGCTTGTTGGCAAAGGTTTAACCTATGATTCTGGCGGACTTAGTTTAAAGCCGGGCGATTATATGACTACAATGAAAGCTGATAAAAGCGGAGCTTGCGCTGTGCTTGGAATCTTAGAAGCTGTGGCAAAGCTAGAATTAAATGCTGAAATTCACGGAATCTTAGGATTAGCAGAAAATATGATAGGTGGCAATGCCTATAAACCAGATGATATTTTAATTGCGCGCAATAAAAAAAGCATAGAAGTGCGCAATACAGATGCTGAAGGGCGTTTGGTGCTTGCAGATTGTCTAAGCTATGCAAGCGATTTAAAGCCCGACTTTTTGTTAGATCTTGCTACGCTAACAGGAGCTTGCGTGGTAGCGCTTGGGGATTATAGCACAGGTGTTATGGGATATAATCCAAAGCTTGCAGAATCTTTTAATAAGGCTGCATTTAGCGCAGGTGAGCTTAGTGCGACACTTCCTTTTAATCCCTATTTACGCAAACTTTTCAACTCTGATGTAGCAGATTTATGCAATATTCCCTCAAGTCGCTATGGAAGCGCAATTAGCGCAGGAATGTTTTTAGGCGAGTTTGTGGAAGAATCTTTACATCAAAAGTGGTTGCATTTAGATATTGCAGGACCTGCCTATGTAGAAAAGGCTTGGGGAGTTAATCCCTTTGGCGCAACGGGAGCTGGAGTGCGCGCTGTTGTAGAATTTATCAAACAAAACACAAAGGAATAA
- the ychF gene encoding redox-regulated ATPase YchF codes for MGLSIGIVGLPNVGKSTTFNALTKTQNAQSANYPFCTIEPNKAIVPVPDTRLDALAKIVNPQKIQHSVVEFVDIAGLVKGASKGEGLGNQFLANIKETEVILHIVRCFEDSNITHVEGDINPLRDVEIIETELLIADMQTLQKRVERLIKNAKSGTDKEAKAQLEVAQALLKHIEEGNAVRTFSNKDNDYFLLLDKELRFLTNKDIIYGANVDEDSLNTDNSLVTTLKEYATKQGAEVIKLCSKIEEELVGLSDEEAAEFLKELGVQESGLDAIIRLGFQKLGLISYFTAGVKEVRAWTIHKGDKAPVAAGVIHKDFEKGFIRAEVIAYNDFIKYGGEAKSKEAGAMRVEGKDYIVQDGDIMHFRFNV; via the coding sequence ATGGGCTTATCCATCGGTATTGTAGGGCTTCCAAATGTCGGAAAATCCACAACTTTTAACGCATTAACCAAAACGCAAAATGCACAATCTGCAAACTATCCTTTCTGCACTATTGAACCAAATAAGGCTATTGTCCCAGTGCCAGATACACGCCTTGATGCGCTAGCTAAAATTGTCAATCCGCAAAAAATCCAACATTCAGTGGTAGAGTTTGTAGATATTGCAGGGCTTGTAAAAGGGGCTAGCAAGGGTGAGGGACTTGGAAATCAATTTCTAGCAAACATTAAAGAAACAGAAGTAATTTTACACATCGTGCGTTGCTTTGAAGATTCCAATATTACGCATGTAGAAGGTGATATTAATCCTTTGCGCGATGTTGAGATTATTGAAACAGAGCTTTTAATTGCCGATATGCAAACTTTGCAAAAACGCGTAGAAAGACTAATTAAAAATGCAAAAAGTGGAACAGATAAGGAAGCAAAAGCACAACTTGAAGTCGCGCAAGCCCTTTTAAAGCACATTGAAGAGGGTAATGCTGTGCGCACATTTAGCAACAAAGACAACGATTATTTTTTGCTTTTGGATAAGGAATTACGCTTTTTGACCAATAAAGATATTATTTATGGTGCAAATGTTGATGAAGATAGCTTAAACACGGACAATTCCCTTGTTACAACACTGAAAGAATACGCTACAAAACAAGGTGCGGAAGTTATCAAGCTCTGCTCTAAAATTGAAGAAGAGCTTGTAGGCTTAAGCGATGAAGAAGCAGCGGAGTTTTTAAAGGAATTAGGCGTGCAAGAGAGTGGCTTAGATGCTATTATTCGCTTAGGATTCCAAAAACTTGGGCTTATTAGCTATTTTACAGCAGGGGTTAAGGAAGTGCGTGCTTGGACGATTCATAAAGGCGATAAAGCACCAGTTGCTGCTGGGGTAATTCACAAAGACTTTGAAAAAGGATTTATCCGCGCAGAAGTTATTGCATATAATGATTTTATTAAATATGGCGGCGAAGCAAAATCCAAAGAAGCTGGCGCAATGCGCGTAGAAGGCAAGGATTATATCGTGCAAGATGGCGATATAATGCACTTTAGGTTTAATGTTTAG
- a CDS encoding 2,3,4,5-tetrahydropyridine-2,6-carboxylate N-succinyltransferase, which yields MNQFKAKVEAIQSSPNYKQPIGFGICFADVGVVSNKVLQATYPVLNWGENFGSYAIFSALREECEVLEDSASELVLGITEEFVIKALKDFAPFIAETQANPNAHKNVAIVLELQRALQEDRIYTENGDFRYRFCAIYEDVQCKSVESAYMKLLALSLGKAPLRSLYLDGIFGLLSNVAWSGNVPYELDWLRDNEIALKMRGEFPAIDFVDKFPRYLMQVIPQFDNIRLLDTAKTRFGAYLGTGGYTQMPGASYVNFNAGAMGACMNEGRISSSVIVGEGSDVGGGASILGVLSGGNSDPISIGKNCLLGVNSSTGISLGDGCIVDGGIAVLAGTVFKITEEEAKKLAEINPGFVVNATGLYKGRDLSGKNGVHFRQNAKTGEMIAFRSNRKIELNAALH from the coding sequence ATGAATCAATTTAAAGCAAAAGTTGAAGCAATCCAAAGTAGCCCAAATTATAAGCAGCCTATAGGATTTGGAATCTGTTTTGCCGATGTTGGTGTAGTGAGCAATAAGGTATTGCAGGCGACTTATCCTGTGTTAAATTGGGGTGAGAATTTTGGCAGTTATGCAATTTTTTCAGCATTGCGTGAAGAATGTGAAGTACTAGAAGATAGCGCAAGTGAGCTTGTGCTTGGGATTACAGAAGAGTTTGTGATTAAAGCATTAAAAGATTTCGCGCCTTTTATTGCAGAAACACAAGCCAATCCGAATGCGCATAAAAATGTTGCGATTGTGCTTGAACTTCAACGCGCTTTGCAAGAAGATAGAATTTATACAGAAAATGGGGATTTTCGTTACAGATTTTGCGCGATTTATGAAGATGTGCAATGCAAAAGCGTGGAATCAGCCTATATGAAGCTTCTTGCGCTTTCACTTGGAAAAGCACCGCTTAGAAGTTTGTATTTAGACGGAATCTTTGGGCTTCTTAGCAATGTTGCTTGGAGTGGCAATGTGCCTTATGAGCTTGATTGGTTAAGAGATAATGAGATTGCTCTAAAGATGCGCGGGGAGTTTCCAGCGATTGATTTTGTGGATAAGTTTCCGCGCTATTTAATGCAAGTGATTCCGCAATTTGATAATATCCGCTTGCTTGATACGGCAAAAACGCGCTTTGGAGCGTATCTTGGGACAGGTGGTTATACGCAAATGCCCGGGGCTAGCTATGTGAATTTTAATGCAGGTGCAATGGGCGCGTGTATGAATGAGGGGCGTATTAGCTCAAGTGTTATTGTAGGTGAAGGTAGTGATGTTGGTGGTGGTGCTAGTATCTTAGGAGTGCTAAGTGGGGGGAATAGTGATCCTATTAGCATTGGTAAGAATTGCCTTTTGGGCGTGAATAGCTCAACAGGGATTTCACTAGGTGATGGTTGTATTGTAGATGGTGGAATTGCTGTTCTTGCTGGGACCGTGTTTAAAATCACAGAAGAAGAAGCAAAGAAGCTTGCCGAGATTAATCCGGGCTTTGTAGTGAATGCAACAGGGCTTTATAAAGGGAGAGATTTATCAGGCAAAAACGGCGTGCATTTTAGACAAAATGCTAAAACAGGGGAGATGATTGCATTCCGTTCTAATCGCAAGATTGAATTAAACGCAGCATTGCATTAA